Genomic segment of Populus nigra chromosome 6, ddPopNigr1.1, whole genome shotgun sequence:
actataaaatcaatcaattcaaaatctaatttcggctatctcataattataaagaagaaataaatatatcccAGCTAATACTCCAAGATATAAGCAGACTGAGaatttatttatagagaaatcAGAGAAATTTTAAACATGACAAACAGATGCAAAATCTATCAAAAGAATGGAGCGTACGGGCTGAGAAGAGAGGGAATTGGAGGAGAAATCAAAACAGGAGAGAAGGACGGCGTTGGGAATGCCGCTGCTGCCTTCACCGCCACCGCCGGCCAAAACGATGTAGTGTTCATGGGAAGAAGCAGAGGGCTTGGGGATCTCCTCCTCCTGCTGTTGTTCCTGTTGTTTAGAGGAATCAATGTGATCGTCACGGGGTTGTAGCTTGGATCTGAGCTCTTTGTAAGGAAGCCAAGCAGCAGAGTATAAAGGAACGCCGTATTTTTGCAGGCTTTGAGGATGTGCCTCTCTGCTCTTTCCCATTGGTTTCCTTCTGCTACTACGGtagctttgttgttttttataatattttttttattttttaaaatttatttttaccattaatatatcaaaacaatttaaaaatatatataaaaaaaaaaagtcaaaccaaatttttatgGAAAACGATTTGATCCACGTTCCAAACTGCGCCTCCTACTCCTTCACACTGCGTCGTTTGCATTTAGGGTGTTCAGTTCACAGTGATCGTGAAAGAATCAGATGATCCAGGCTCCAGCTCTAAGTTTTGATcctgcctatatatatatatatatatataataaattacttgtcatggttttttattttatattttttaacacttATTCTATTAGATATATTGTATAATGAATAATTTGTatcataaaagatttttttaatattaaaagctttgattaaaaataatagtaatttgattttttaatcagatattaataaataaataaaagctcaCATccttaaacatgaaaaataataaatctctaaaatctattaaaaaatctaagatttAATGTACACGTGTATATATTTGAACACCTAATTCTACCATCATAGAATCGTACTcgttcaaaagataaaaacaagatGTTCATCgacaatcatcatcatcatcatcatcatcatcggaTCCTATAATATACCCAAACGAAAAAGactcataaaagaaaaaggaaaaaatactCGCAAATCAACAAAACAATAGCCATCCAACATACGTCGAGAACCTTTTAAGAAGATTCATGATGATGTTAGTGCACAAATATTCAAACGGGTGCTCAAGACTTGGCAGCATTCTgtcagggaaaaaaaagacgagagagagagagagagagatctggGGGCCTAAATTCAACCCTTAATGTTGGAATATAAGAagacaataaaatttgatagtaGAGGTCAGATGGCATTGGAATTGTCCTATTCCTGTAGTGGAacctttttttatgagttttttggAACCAATTCTTCTGAAGAATTCAATTGAAAGCATTCATCGGCTGTGTTCGTGTTCCAAGTCATGCTATTGTGAAAGAGACGCGCATTTGAAAGCATGCTGGTTTTCCTATTTCTGGCAATCTCCTGCTTGATTATGCTAATTTACAGATTCATTTAGTTTAAGATGCAGATTCAAATGTTTACAAAATCTGAGTTCTAGATATTGCCTGCAGGGTATAACTGTTTGAACTTTGATGAACTGCAATACTGTAAGAAACATTAGCATAGAAGATGCCTAAGAAATACTAAGTCATGCCATTACATTCAAGttgctgaaaataaaaatgcttttcttttctctttgcaCTAATACAATTGATGATTTTCTTTGTCGAATAAGAAATCAATCGGGATAAAACTTGTCTGGATTCTTTCATTGTTACACATGGCTCGATGATCGGCCCTTCATTGTTGATGAGAGTGCAGCCACAGCTTCTCCAACTGTCAAATAAAGGGCTTCAGGGCTCATTACATCACGGACATCATCGGCCCTCTGCAGTTTTTCCAACACTTCCCCCACAGGATTCACCAACACAAGCTGCGATGTCAAGGATAAACCAAAGTATTAGTTGCAAACAACTAAAACGCAAGacagttgaaaagaaaagggaatttAGAGCTGCTATGTGCTTGCCTCAGCTCCCGTATTTTCCAGTGCTTTCTTTAAATCCTTCAAGAGTGAGACTCCGCTTGTGTCGATGGAGCTGACAGCTGAAACAAGTACAGGGACTATTTATAATCTGTTTAATTTACATGGTTGATAGTATGACTATATATACTACATTGCAATTAGGACTTGATGAGTTAAAGTAGTCAACCATAGCAGGAAATGGTTCAAATATCAATTCCACCAATATAAGCTCTTAAAGAAAACCCAGCTAGCCTAATTTCAGATGCGCAAGATATAATTATGCAATCTATAAAGCTTATAGTTGGAAACAAGAACAAGGAAGAACACAAGATTTTCTGTTTTTAGACTGTTTCAAGATAACAATGCTAATTTCTGCAAAATATTAGCGGTGAACTTACCTGACAGGTCTAGGATCAGAAAATGAATACTTGACTGTCTCTTTGTGTCTTCTTCAGTTTCATATTCATCTATCCATCTCACAATCCTGTTACAAAGTTAAAGGAGAGTTAccctcaaaaaagaaaaaagaaggaaaaattaaaggagaattattagAGTCACGATGGGAAGTGCAAGTATGCTTTATGAGCTACGGAATGCACAGACAAACCTTTCTTTGAGGTAGGTTGTATTGGCAAAGTTGATTGGAGCTTCAATGCTTAAAATGAGGAAACCAGGGATCCTCATAGCTTCCTTGTAATGATGAAGATTACGGAATATATCTGTCCCAGGTATGTTTCCCAGAACCACAGTCTTTGGCCTTGTGACTTGAAGAAGGATCTTGAATATTGATATCCCTACCTGTTCATCAACGGCACCATGGTTGTTTTGTATCATCAATAACATGAAAGCAGGAATCACTTTATAGTGTCTTTTCGCAAGATAATTGGAAAAAGGAAAAGCAACTTAAATCCTAATTAATAAGTAATTCCTGTTTACTTTTTCAAGCCTGGACAGGTTTAGTTCTGGTAACATTATCTAAAACTTGAAAACTCACCGCAATGGCAAGGCCGTCCTGGACAGAGACAAGAATAACACCAAAGAATGCACACAACatcacaataaaatcaaatttgtcGATCTTCCATATCTGGCAAGCAGCTGGGATGTCTATGAGGCCAATTACTGCTGTTACTATGATGGCACCCAATACAACATTTGGGGTGTATTGGAATAGAGGCATTAGGAAGAGGAGGGTCACCATAACTGTCACTGACATTATAATGTTGGAAACTGCTGTTTTGGCTCCTGCATTGTGATTGACAGCAGAACGAGAGAAAGCTCCTGAAATTCAAAATTCTGTTATAATACAATAGATgtgtcttctatttttaagcACTTGATAGCAtaacagaaaagaaagaaaggatagTAGACTGTATAAGTTAGCACCTGTTGTAACATAACAGGAAGTGGTGGAGCCAATCACATTCATTAACCCAATTGCCATCATTTCCTTGTTCCCATCTACCTGGTAGTTCTTCAAAGCAGCAAAAGTCCTTCCAACTGCTATGCCTTCCTGTTTGAAATAAAGTTCAACATAAGCAAAAGCATACCAGCTTCTCTATCGCGCCTGTCATCCTTATAGCATGTCTGTTAACTATTCCTTCGCATTAGCAACACATTTCATAAGTGTATCCAAACAGAAACTAAAGAAGTTTCGGTTCCTATGAAATTTCTGAAAAAGCTGTATTTCAAAAGTGATGAGCCACTTCTAGCACAGTGTAAAACACCAGTAATCATAGAACTTGAAACTTCAGCCCATCAGCCAACCTGACCATAAAGCTTAGTTTAAACACAGTCCGTTCAGGATTTTGAATTGGTTGATCCATGTATTGTTAATCCCATTAAACTAGCTATAGCTTCTAGATAATCTAGCTATTAGTCCAGAAGATATGAAATATAATTGCAAGGCAGATCAGCTCTATCCATGGTTGCTCGTTTAAGTTTCAAAAATCCAGAGTCCAGCTTAGCCGCGCAAACACTATAGATGGTATGAAAATAATTGCAAGAAAGTAAAACAGAAACTTACAGTGAGGGAAATAATGCCAGTAACAAGGCCAGTTTTCACAACTAGTCCAAGGTAGCTTCCATGAAAATGCAACATGTTCCACGAGGGAGGGTTTAGCCCTTCTTGTAACTTTCCAATCTAATAAAATTGCAAAAGGGCCTCATGATAAGCAACATGTATCCATGAAGGGGTGTTATGTTAATGTGAGACTTGAAAACTTACAACACTGATTCCATGACGTTGAGCCTTGAATGCAAAAACCAGGATAGTAGATAGGATCACCGACACAAGAGGGGCTCCAGCTGAAACCCAAAACAGCTTTGGTTTTTTCATGCTCTGCGGGGCACACATTCCAATGTAAACAGTCAAACACAGTTTCAAATGCCATTCCTTAATCGAGAATCATATCTTTCTTTCATTGAGGATACTAATTCAATGCATCGGACTTCTATATCACTGTAGATAAAGAGAAGGGATGTTTTAAACTAGTCATCCATCCATCTATTTGCGAGACCATCCCATCCATACGATTAGAGGAAAATTAttcacaaacaaataaattatactaaTTTTTGTCCTTTGACAGTCTTTTCTTTAGTGTTGATGAAAATCTTGTTTCTTTGATCATATActggaaattttattttaattttttttttctttttggaatccattttatgattttaagcTGTCAAGATGAAATCATCGCATTCAAAGGAGCTGGCTCTTGACTTGAAAACATCGGGTTTCTCCATAGATTTCCGCCTATTATCGAGTCCGTGGGATCCACTTGAGCCCATAACAGAAGTTGGGCTGGCTTATATACCAAAACATATCTGAACCAAGCCCATTTAGCACAAAAGGagatttatatatgaaaaaatatgcattttcttttcattttattaacatttcttttttctttttttcaaaaaattaatttcttttttaatggaaatACGCCGCTCTGACGGCACAGAGTATCTGAATAGCATAGCTAGCTTACCTACagtgaaataaattaatataaaccaATATATAATGGCAGAGGCCAGAGAGGGTATATGATATTCTTATCGCCATAAGAGACGATATATGTGACAGAACTGAACAGGAAAGGATTCTATTACAGCAGAACAGGAAAGGAACGATTGCAGTTAATGATAAAACTGAAAAGAGGCAACCAGGAAGATGCTAAAAAGGGTTGATGATGAAAATAGACAATAAAACCGTcttgcaatatatttttttagtcaaataaaTTAACGAACAGGATTTGATTCTTTAGGCGGTAAAAGCACTTTATGAGAGTATACAAATACCATGTACTCAATAAGTTTCTTCAAGAAAAGAGATGAAGAGAGTGTAAAGAATGACGTACAACGTGTCTTGCCAGTAGAAGGAACACGAGGAAGCAAAATCCCATCAGTACTGTTTGCCATGACCACTGCAAGAACATCATCCAAATGGTCAGGATTATCCagtcaattttttattaggGTTCTAGGAGTATCATATAATTAGCTGAAAAACTGTCAAACATGTTGCGCAAGactcttttcttttggttcAGGGTAATTGTCTCAAGCGGCTGCATAACGGGATGGCCTTTCGATCTTTCAGAGTTTGaacatgaaatcttcaaataaaatctcaaatctTAACCCCTTGGATTGTCTGTCAGGTCTAACTTTATGTAGTGATGATGCATAATGATTGGATAATTAAGATAGGAAGGCCTTAGCTAGTTTAGCAGCCACTCGTGCAATAACACTCCCATCTAAGTTTGTTGTCAAGTGGATTAATTACGCTATAATTATAATGTCGATTGGTAGAATAGTGGTAACCTCACCTTGCACAAACTAGGAAGGGGTGTTGTGGTTGAAACTATGATTAATGCTTAAACTTTCAACTCCTTCAATTGATTATGTATGTTTGTGCTTTGGTGAGGGGTAAACTAACTAATTACCTCATTGGTGTTGTGGAAAACGGAGCTCAAAACAGGAACCAGTTCCATTTGTTTGGTGAAATGAGTGATTCCAAGGAGGCTTTTTAATTGTTGTAGAGAGACTATGATAGCAGCTCCAGCCATGAATCCAATTAGAGTTGCCTtggaaagaaaatcaataatGAAGCCAAGCCTGCAACCATTCAGTCCGACACAGAATTAGTATTTTTCaagagaaaattagaaaatttagaagaagaaaaatacctgaaagaaaaaagaaaaagaaaaagaaaaagaaaacttaccTTAGCAATCCTAATGAAGCTTGGAAGAGGCCAGCAAAGAAGGTTGAGGAAAAAGCTAGTTGAAGAAACAACAGAGGGTCATTGGTAGGAGATACTTCTTGCTTAAGCATTGATCCCAGTATAAGAGAAGCAATAGAAACAGGTCCTACTGCAAGGTCCCTAGAGCTTCCAAGAACAGCGTACACAAGAGGAGGGACAAAGCTTGAATCTACACATTTTgtttcaaggaaaagaaaatccaatcaAACATTATTGTAAACGAGTAGTAAGATGAAAAATACAAGCCAGTCAGAACTATATTTTACTCACAAAGACCCACTATGGGAGGTAGACTTGCTAGCTTAGCATAACTGATGCCCTGAAAAGATGTTTAGACAGAAGGGTCAAATTAATGGATAAAGATATTGCATAATTACAATCTTGTTCTtaggaaaaaaaagacatttggTTACTGACCTGTGGAATGGCTAAGCTGGCAATGGTAAGGCCAGAAACAATATCAGATTTGAAAAGCTTGAAGCTGTAATTAGGACCCCATTGAAGAATAGGAAAGAAATACTGAGCAGCAAGTATCCATTTCTTTCCCAATGGCTGTCCTTTGAATTGCCGCAGAGGGTCATCAGGGAAGAAGGTTTCTTTAAGTCTGCTCTTGAGCTTCTGTATGGTGCTCCTATGGGGTGGTGGGACAACTTTGTGCACCTCTATAGGTGTTATTTCTAGGCAATGATCAGGTTGCATGCTATTGCTGGCGTTTGGCTCCATTATATGGAgagaatttttgttttcctgGTGTGGTTTGTTTGAGCAATGCCTCAAGTTTTATTTGAGTCTCCACCCTATTAATCAAATTTCTCCAGACCGCTAACAAACAAAGCACCTGTCACCAAGACAGCAAGAAAAGCTAtggagagagagacagagaggggagggggggggggggtgcgGGCTGTTGATTAGGCCTTATCAAACTAGCATTCCCCTATTGACCCCACAAACTCCTTTTGCTTCTTACAAAGACACACACATAAATCAGTTTATGTAAATGTTGCAAGTTCACCTTatattagaatttaattaacaagaactagcatttaattaaattgttagtATCCCTGCGAACGGTCCACAGATGTTCCAAATTTCTAATCCTAAAGGCTCGTAACTTTTGATTGGAAAGAATTGCATGCCATGCTATATGTGTACGAAAAGTTCATTAGCAGAACTGTTACtccttttttaaaagagaacGAAAAGGTGACGAGGTGCTAAATAACCTGCGGCACCATTCATTGGCGTTCTGGTTGCAAGAATGGAAGACAGGGGAGCTATCCGCACATTTATAATTATCATATGATTCGTATCCGCACTTATCTCAAGGGATTTTACTTTAAGCATACCGTAATGAAGTTTAGATTACCGCCATGAAAAAGGTCATGAGACGTATAGAGTTACCATCAAAGGCTGCACTAAAACTTAATCCTCACAGTGCTAATTAACCAACCCCATGTTAAAGGCTTTGGTTCATTAGTGTTGCTTCAGAGCACTACGATTTGAATTATGTCTAAGTTTAATCTCGtttcttttaaaatcaatgTGCTTGAGCTCAATAAATTTGATCAATCGTACTGTTTCTAGCACAGCAGGCTCTGAAATATTCATTTGAAAGCCAGATTCCACTATGTTGTCTTCCTTTTGGagttaaaacttgaaatccCAGCCTTTCGATGGGgcatatttttatatcatcttTGTGTCTTGGATATATATCAGTTTATTTAAATCATCTAGCCTCATTCAATCTTCATGTCTTCGCAGCTTTACTTCTTCCAACTTTTTTGACTGCGCCCCTCTTTTGCCGGCAGATTATTAACATGTGAATTAACTGGCCCGTGATCATCATCTCTAAAAATTTGAGTTTGCAATTTAAGAGAGGAGTAATGAACATTGAAGGCAACATTAACGAGCATGCCCTAGAGTTGGCCATGTGGCAAATGTGGCTTGCCGAAGTTGGAATATCCTGAAGAATGTGCTGCCTCCCCGGTCTTCAATTTTGTCTCCAATTCAGATATGGTGCGTTTCT
This window contains:
- the LOC133697774 gene encoding probable sulfate transporter 3.3, with the translated sequence MEPNASNSMQPDHCLEITPIEVHKVVPPPHRSTIQKLKSRLKETFFPDDPLRQFKGQPLGKKWILAAQYFFPILQWGPNYSFKLFKSDIVSGLTIASLAIPQGISYAKLASLPPIVGLYSSFVPPLVYAVLGSSRDLAVGPVSIASLILGSMLKQEVSPTNDPLLFLQLAFSSTFFAGLFQASLGLLRLGFIIDFLSKATLIGFMAGAAIIVSLQQLKSLLGITHFTKQMELVPVLSSVFHNTNEWSWQTVLMGFCFLVFLLLARHVSMKKPKLFWVSAGAPLVSVILSTILVFAFKAQRHGISVIGKLQEGLNPPSWNMLHFHGSYLGLVVKTGLVTGIISLTEGIAVGRTFAALKNYQVDGNKEMMAIGLMNVIGSTTSCYVTTGAFSRSAVNHNAGAKTAVSNIIMSVTVMVTLLFLMPLFQYTPNVVLGAIIVTAVIGLIDIPAACQIWKIDKFDFIVMLCAFFGVILVSVQDGLAIAVGISIFKILLQVTRPKTVVLGNIPGTDIFRNLHHYKEAMRIPGFLILSIEAPINFANTTYLKERIVRWIDEYETEEDTKRQSSIHFLILDLSAVSSIDTSGVSLLKDLKKALENTGAELVLVNPVGEVLEKLQRADDVRDVMSPEALYLTVGEAVAALSSTMKGRSSSHV